In one Mucilaginibacter sp. PAMB04168 genomic region, the following are encoded:
- a CDS encoding TonB-dependent receptor codes for MYIKPLHILTFTILLLGALSASAQKRFTLSGTVRDAATGETLIGASVILQSPAGRLGTATNAYGFYSLTGTEGTYTLSVSYISYQATTKSITLNQNTTLNLELKAGSELQEVVVRAGERKDENVRSPQMGVEKIDIKLLDNLPVLFGEKDVLKTIQLLPGVKSGGEGNTGFFVRGGASDQNLILLDEATVYNSSHLLGFFSTFNADAIKNVDLYKGGMPAQYGGRLSSVLDVKMDDGNNKNFSMQGGIGLISSRLKLEGPIVKDRGSFMVSARRTYIDFLLKASPDTAIKGNTLNFYDLNMKVNYKFNDKNTVFLSGYFGQDNIGIKDLFDNNWGNSTATLRLNHVFTSRLFSNTSLIYNKYNYAIKLLDDVNNFEVTSLIRDYNLKQDFQYFSNQHTLRFGLQATHHRIAPSDISTSSTSSFNALSIENRYGLESSAYLSDEYAVSQRLNLLYGLRASWFSLLGPGTFNTYNNIGDITSSDTYGGGKFVQSYFNLEPRFSASYTINEQNSVKASYNRNTQNIHILSNSGSSSPTDQYVMSSNNIRPEVADQVALGYFKNAKDNTYEFSAEVYYKRMQNQIEYKNAARLIANANVESQLLFGDGRAYGLELYAKKRIGKLSGWISYTLSRTERKFNELNNGSYFPARQDRTHDVALVGIYKMSKHWTLSANYIYNTGNAVTYPAGKYQVGNMTTFFYTERNANRLPYTSRLDVSATLEGKDTGKRFHSSWSFGLYNALNRKNPYSVDFRDVASDPSRTEAVQTSLFGIIPSVTWNFKF; via the coding sequence ATGTATATTAAACCTTTACACATTTTAACTTTCACCATCCTGCTCTTAGGAGCACTGTCTGCTTCGGCACAAAAACGGTTCACCTTGAGCGGCACCGTACGCGACGCAGCAACCGGCGAAACGCTAATTGGCGCATCGGTTATTCTGCAATCGCCAGCCGGCCGGTTGGGCACAGCCACCAACGCCTACGGCTTTTATTCTTTAACAGGAACCGAAGGTACCTATACGCTAAGTGTAAGTTACATCAGCTACCAAGCTACAACCAAAAGCATCACATTAAATCAAAACACAACGCTTAACCTTGAGCTTAAAGCAGGGTCAGAGTTGCAGGAAGTTGTGGTGAGAGCCGGGGAACGTAAAGACGAAAACGTGCGCAGCCCACAGATGGGTGTCGAAAAAATAGATATTAAATTACTCGATAACCTGCCCGTTTTGTTTGGCGAAAAAGATGTATTAAAAACTATTCAGCTTTTGCCGGGTGTAAAATCGGGCGGCGAAGGCAACACGGGCTTCTTTGTACGTGGTGGCGCTTCAGATCAAAACCTAATACTGCTTGACGAAGCAACGGTATACAATTCCTCTCATTTGCTAGGCTTTTTTTCCACCTTTAATGCCGATGCTATTAAAAACGTTGACCTTTATAAAGGGGGCATGCCTGCGCAGTACGGCGGCCGTTTGTCATCTGTGTTAGATGTGAAGATGGACGATGGCAATAACAAGAATTTCTCAATGCAGGGTGGCATCGGCCTTATTTCATCGAGGTTAAAGCTGGAGGGACCAATAGTGAAAGACAGAGGCTCTTTCATGGTGAGCGCCCGACGAACCTATATTGACTTTTTGCTTAAGGCATCTCCCGATACTGCCATTAAAGGCAATACGCTCAACTTTTATGATTTGAACATGAAGGTGAATTATAAGTTCAACGACAAGAATACGGTGTTCCTTTCGGGTTATTTTGGGCAGGATAACATTGGCATTAAAGATCTGTTTGATAATAACTGGGGAAATAGCACCGCCACATTGCGTTTAAACCATGTTTTCACTAGTCGCCTTTTCTCTAATACTTCACTCATTTACAACAAATACAACTACGCTATAAAATTGCTTGACGACGTCAACAACTTTGAGGTAACCTCTCTTATTCGCGACTATAATCTAAAACAAGATTTCCAGTATTTTAGCAATCAGCACACGCTCCGCTTCGGCCTGCAAGCCACACATCACCGTATAGCTCCGTCTGACATATCAACCAGCAGCACATCAAGTTTTAACGCATTATCAATAGAGAACCGTTACGGACTGGAATCATCGGCTTACCTGTCAGACGAATATGCGGTTAGCCAGCGGCTTAACCTTTTATATGGCTTGCGCGCCAGTTGGTTTAGCTTGCTCGGGCCTGGAACTTTTAATACTTACAACAACATTGGAGATATTACCTCCTCAGATACTTATGGCGGCGGTAAATTTGTGCAAAGCTATTTCAACCTCGAACCGCGCTTTTCGGCTAGTTATACCATTAATGAGCAAAATTCGGTTAAGGCATCCTATAACCGCAATACGCAAAATATACATATACTTTCCAATTCCGGCTCCAGCTCCCCTACCGATCAGTATGTAATGAGCAGCAACAACATCAGGCCTGAAGTGGCAGACCAAGTAGCTTTGGGGTACTTTAAAAACGCAAAAGACAATACCTATGAATTTTCGGCAGAGGTGTATTACAAACGGATGCAAAACCAGATCGAATACAAAAATGCAGCAAGGTTAATTGCTAATGCCAACGTAGAGTCGCAATTGTTGTTTGGTGATGGTCGTGCATACGGGCTCGAATTGTATGCAAAGAAACGCATAGGCAAGCTAAGCGGCTGGATTAGCTACACCTTATCGCGTACAGAACGTAAATTTAATGAGTTGAACAATGGCAGTTACTTTCCGGCCAGGCAAGACCGCACGCATGACGTGGCACTAGTTGGTATTTACAAAATGAGTAAGCACTGGACTTTATCGGCCAATTATATATATAACACCGGTAATGCCGTAACCTACCCGGCCGGCAAGTACCAGGTTGGTAACATGACTACTTTTTTTTACACCGAACGTAATGCCAACCGGCTGCCTTATACCAGCAGACTTGATGTAAGCGCTACACTGGAGGGTAAAGACACTGGTAAGAGGTTCCATTCGAGTTGGTCGTTTGGGCTGTATAACGCTTTAAACCGTAAAAACCCTTATTCTGTGGATTTTAGAGATGTAGCAAGCGATCCATCAAGAACAGAAGCTGTACAAACCTCGCTTTTTGGTATAATACCATCGGTAACCTGGAATTTTAAATTTTAA
- a CDS encoding DUF4249 domain-containing protein: MKLKYYLLLFILCGALLSACQKVIDIDVNTSTSQLVIEGNISNVRENQVIKISRSVAYTEKNVYPAVSGADVRVTDNLGNSWKFVETAPGQYAVIMRGVTGRTYKMKVVVDGQDYAATSVMPTAVKIDSLSLSNVTFGSTTRKLVSVNYTDPKGQPNQYRYIMRINGKQSNRVYVTDDRLTDGNIRKEDLYPDTNDDDEDDDLKTGDQVEVETQNIDKDVFTYWFTLRQQRRGGPGGGVTPGNPPSNISNNALGYFSAHTYYSLAISVP, encoded by the coding sequence ATGAAATTGAAATACTACCTGCTTTTATTCATACTGTGCGGTGCACTGCTGAGCGCTTGTCAAAAGGTTATTGATATTGATGTCAACACCTCCACGTCACAATTAGTTATTGAGGGTAACATCTCCAATGTGCGGGAGAACCAGGTCATTAAAATAAGCCGCTCCGTAGCCTATACAGAAAAAAACGTTTACCCCGCCGTATCAGGTGCGGACGTTAGGGTAACCGACAACCTGGGCAATTCGTGGAAGTTTGTTGAGACAGCACCGGGCCAGTATGCTGTGATTATGCGCGGTGTAACCGGCAGAACTTACAAAATGAAAGTAGTGGTTGACGGGCAAGATTATGCGGCAACTTCGGTTATGCCTACCGCTGTAAAGATAGACTCGCTCAGTTTATCAAATGTTACTTTTGGTAGCACTACACGCAAATTGGTATCTGTAAATTATACTGACCCTAAAGGTCAACCAAACCAATACCGTTACATTATGCGCATTAACGGCAAGCAGAGCAATCGTGTGTATGTAACAGACGACCGCCTTACGGATGGCAATATACGCAAAGAAGATTTGTACCCGGATACCAATGATGACGATGAAGATGACGATCTGAAAACTGGCGACCAAGTGGAAGTAGAAACGCAAAATATTGATAAAGATGTATTTACTTACTGGTTTACCTTGCGGCAACAAAGGCGGGGCGGACCAGGTGGAGGTGTAACGCCAGGCAATCCGCCATCTAACATCAGTAACAACGCGTTAGGTTATTTCAGTGCACATACCTATTATTCACTCGCTATTAGCGTACCGTAG
- a CDS encoding exonuclease domain-containing protein, whose translation MYAIVDIETTGGHASANGITEIAICIHDGNEVVQRYETLVNPGKDIPVYIQALTGISNEMVQQAPYFKDVAYDIYNLLQGQIFVAHNVNFDYSFVKYHLGAAGYDLQCNKLCTVRLSRKIMPGMPSYSLGKLCHHIGIGNSARHRAAGDADATAELFTMLLNSDKDNHIPEALKQRSKEQVLPPNLHRRFIEKLPPTPGVYYFHDNKGKVVYVGKAVNIKKRVASHFSGNNSGAQRQEFMRNIHQISYQECGTELMALLTEAVEIKRLWPKFNRSQKKLEFNFGLYTYEDQRGYLRMAVDKRRKYSTPVHTCSSLLEGHNIMLKLIETYQLCPKFCFIQKNNDTCTGAGQEYCACTGHESAEAYNYKIQQAIEGLKQALPTFAIRDEGRTNDEHSCILIEKGRLYGMGYISHYFDANNISQLKNYLTPYPGNDYMHNMIINHADRYPWKKVDFAEIARMA comes from the coding sequence ATGTATGCGATTGTTGATATTGAGACCACGGGCGGGCATGCCAGCGCTAACGGTATAACCGAAATAGCTATTTGTATTCATGATGGTAATGAGGTGGTGCAACGTTATGAAACACTGGTTAACCCTGGTAAGGATATTCCGGTATACATACAAGCCCTAACAGGTATCAGCAATGAGATGGTGCAACAGGCACCTTATTTTAAGGATGTAGCTTACGACATTTACAACCTGTTACAAGGCCAGATATTTGTGGCCCATAACGTCAACTTCGATTATTCATTTGTAAAATACCACCTGGGTGCAGCCGGGTACGATTTGCAGTGCAACAAACTGTGCACTGTTCGTTTAAGCCGCAAAATTATGCCGGGTATGCCATCGTACAGCCTGGGTAAGTTATGTCATCATATTGGTATTGGCAACTCGGCCCGCCACCGTGCAGCCGGGGATGCGGACGCTACCGCTGAGTTGTTCACTATGTTGCTCAACAGCGATAAAGACAATCATATTCCTGAAGCGCTTAAACAGCGCTCGAAAGAACAGGTATTGCCTCCCAACCTGCATCGCCGGTTCATCGAAAAGCTACCACCAACACCGGGTGTTTACTACTTTCATGATAATAAGGGTAAAGTTGTGTACGTGGGTAAGGCAGTAAATATTAAAAAGAGGGTGGCCAGTCATTTTAGTGGCAACAACTCTGGCGCTCAGCGGCAGGAGTTTATGCGCAATATACACCAAATCAGTTATCAGGAGTGCGGCACAGAGCTTATGGCGTTGCTAACAGAAGCTGTTGAAATTAAGCGTCTGTGGCCCAAATTTAACCGTTCGCAAAAGAAGCTGGAATTTAACTTTGGTTTATACACCTATGAAGACCAGCGTGGTTACCTGCGTATGGCTGTCGATAAACGTAGGAAATACTCCACCCCGGTACACACCTGCAGCTCGCTGCTCGAAGGGCATAATATTATGCTTAAGCTGATTGAAACCTACCAACTGTGTCCTAAGTTTTGCTTTATTCAAAAAAATAATGACACCTGTACCGGAGCAGGGCAAGAATATTGTGCTTGTACCGGCCATGAAAGTGCAGAAGCCTACAATTATAAAATTCAGCAAGCTATTGAAGGCTTAAAACAAGCCTTGCCAACATTTGCTATTAGAGACGAAGGCCGCACCAATGATGAGCACAGCTGTATATTAATAGAAAAAGGCCGGTTGTATGGGATGGGCTATATTTCACATTACTTTGATGCTAACAACATATCTCAGTTAAAAAATTACTTAACTCCATACCCGGGTAATGACTATATGCACAACATGATCATCAACCATGCCGACCGCTATCCATGGAAAAAGGTAGATTTTGCTGAGATTGCCCGGATGGCTTAA
- a CDS encoding rhodanese-like domain-containing protein codes for MLIHQFYDTDLAHASYAILRAGQVIVIDPARNPQPYYDFAELHEANVVGVIETHPHADFVSSHLEIHETTGATIYVSHLLGATYPHQTFDEGDEITLADIKLRALNTPGHSPDSICVLVEDENGQTTTLFSGDTLFVGDVGRPDLREEAGNITAKKDDLARQMYRTTRQKLMKLPKQVVVYPAHGPGSLCGKSMSQDLQSTIGRELRENSALQLMDELKFVNDLIADQPFMPLYFGYDVELNKTGAPAYAQSLANVPKLLPDTNLDAGVLVVDTRNKADFNKGHIKNAINLQLQGKFETWLGAVIEPGEPFYLIAADEAKLDAALSRAAKIGYEQQIKGALITPAAAVETSPELDLDDFKANPNNYTIIDTRNWNEIDAGLLFKNGLTIPLPELRKRLNEIPADKPIVVHCAAGYRSAAAQSIIAAKITTVVVYDLGEAVTAFRSVTSNT; via the coding sequence ATGCTGATACATCAATTTTACGACACCGACCTTGCGCATGCTTCTTATGCAATTTTGCGTGCAGGCCAGGTAATTGTTATTGATCCGGCGCGCAATCCGCAGCCGTATTATGATTTTGCAGAACTGCATGAAGCCAATGTTGTAGGCGTGATTGAAACGCACCCCCACGCCGATTTTGTAAGCTCTCACTTGGAGATACACGAAACCACCGGAGCTACCATATATGTAAGTCACTTGTTGGGCGCAACTTATCCGCACCAAACATTCGATGAAGGCGATGAAATAACGCTGGCCGATATTAAATTAAGGGCATTGAATACGCCCGGTCACTCACCCGATTCTATTTGCGTTCTGGTAGAAGATGAGAACGGCCAGACCACTACCCTGTTCAGTGGCGACACCTTGTTTGTAGGCGATGTTGGCAGACCCGACCTGCGCGAAGAAGCTGGCAATATCACCGCTAAAAAAGATGATTTAGCCCGGCAGATGTACCGCACTACCCGCCAAAAGCTAATGAAACTACCTAAGCAGGTAGTAGTATATCCGGCCCACGGTCCGGGTTCATTGTGTGGTAAAAGCATGAGTCAGGACTTGCAAAGCACTATAGGACGTGAGCTGCGGGAGAATTCTGCCTTGCAGTTGATGGATGAATTGAAATTTGTTAATGACTTAATTGCAGATCAGCCTTTTATGCCCCTGTATTTTGGCTACGATGTTGAGCTGAATAAAACCGGAGCACCTGCATACGCACAAAGTTTAGCGAATGTGCCTAAGTTATTGCCTGACACAAATCTGGATGCAGGAGTGCTGGTTGTGGACACACGCAACAAGGCCGATTTTAATAAAGGTCATATCAAAAATGCTATAAACCTTCAATTACAAGGCAAATTTGAAACCTGGCTGGGCGCAGTGATTGAACCAGGAGAGCCTTTCTACCTCATTGCTGCTGACGAAGCAAAGCTGGATGCAGCATTAAGCCGGGCAGCCAAAATTGGTTATGAACAGCAAATAAAAGGCGCTTTAATCACGCCGGCTGCAGCTGTTGAGACCTCTCCCGAATTAGATTTAGATGATTTTAAAGCCAACCCCAATAATTATACTATTATTGACACACGTAACTGGAATGAGATAGACGCTGGCCTGCTATTTAAGAACGGGCTTACCATTCCTTTACCTGAGCTACGTAAGCGCTTAAATGAAATACCAGCCGATAAACCTATAGTAGTTCATTGTGCCGCTGGTTACCGCTCCGCTGCTGCACAAAGCATTATTGCTGCCAAGATTACCACCGTGGTGGTTTATGACTTAGGTGAAGCCGTGACCGCGTTTAGAAGCGTTACTAGTAACACTTAA
- a CDS encoding M13 family metallopeptidase codes for MKLNFSNLVLAAAVCLSANAYAADGGKTGKVKPAPPRKFIDPANIDPSVKPGDDFFEYANGGWLKSNTIPAKETRWGSFNILNDDNKKKLQAIVQEVSKTSATAPKGSIKQRVGDMYASAMDTMAIEKRGYDPIKADLKRIDAIADINGVVNEIVYERANAIGSPLFSFGIRQDPKNVSKYVVGLGQGGTSLPDRDYYLKSDPRTKRIQDAYKQYIVDLYTLTGSSAEVAAKNAATIFALETKLAEAQMTRVAMRDPNKTYNKFAIADLSKTTPHLNWAQLLPKLKVNGQDTVLVSSPSFLTAADGLLASTPVEDWKTYLKWGILRGSAGSLSSPFVQSQFKFSSVLSGQQVQAPRYERMTSLVDGSLGELLGQLYVEKYFTPQAKASMLALVNNLKSTLGDRIKRLEWMTPETKQRALRKLNAFTVKIGYTDKWETYAGLTVDRSDYFGNLRRVSTWSYNDMVGRLGKPVDKTEWGMTPPTVNAYYNPVNNEIVFPAGILQFPFYDFKADDAVNYGGIGAVIGHEMTHGFDDQGRQYDADGTLRDWWKKDDADKFKSRADMVVNQFNNFVAVDTMHVNGKLTLGENLADLGGINIAYEAFKKTKQGQSNTKIDGFTPDQRFFLSYAQVWRGLQRPEALALQVQTDPHSPGQFRTNAPITNVDAWYKAFNVQPGDKMYKKPEDRIRIW; via the coding sequence ATGAAATTGAATTTTAGTAATTTAGTGCTTGCAGCAGCAGTTTGCCTATCGGCTAATGCCTATGCTGCGGATGGCGGCAAAACCGGCAAAGTTAAGCCGGCCCCGCCGAGAAAGTTTATTGATCCTGCCAACATTGACCCATCGGTTAAACCTGGCGACGACTTTTTTGAGTACGCCAATGGCGGCTGGCTAAAGAGTAACACCATCCCTGCTAAAGAAACCCGCTGGGGGAGCTTCAACATTCTGAATGATGATAACAAAAAGAAATTACAAGCCATTGTTCAGGAAGTAAGTAAAACATCAGCTACAGCGCCTAAGGGCAGCATCAAACAACGTGTTGGCGATATGTACGCTAGTGCTATGGATACAATGGCTATCGAAAAACGTGGCTACGATCCTATCAAAGCCGATTTGAAACGCATTGATGCTATTGCAGACATCAACGGTGTTGTGAACGAGATTGTTTACGAGCGTGCTAATGCCATTGGTAGCCCGTTGTTTAGCTTTGGCATACGTCAGGATCCTAAAAATGTGAGTAAATACGTAGTTGGCTTAGGTCAGGGTGGTACAAGTTTACCAGATCGCGACTATTACTTAAAGTCTGATCCTCGTACTAAACGCATACAGGATGCTTACAAACAATATATAGTTGATCTGTATACCTTAACCGGTAGCAGCGCAGAGGTTGCCGCCAAAAATGCCGCTACAATTTTTGCTTTAGAAACCAAGTTGGCCGAAGCACAAATGACCCGTGTAGCCATGCGCGATCCAAACAAAACTTACAATAAGTTTGCTATTGCTGATCTGAGCAAAACTACACCTCACTTAAATTGGGCGCAATTACTGCCTAAGCTAAAGGTGAATGGCCAGGATACTGTATTGGTTTCTTCTCCATCTTTTTTAACCGCAGCTGATGGTTTATTGGCATCTACCCCGGTTGAAGATTGGAAAACGTATTTGAAATGGGGCATTTTACGCGGTTCAGCTGGTTCATTAAGCTCTCCGTTCGTACAATCTCAATTCAAATTCAGCAGTGTATTAAGCGGACAGCAGGTACAAGCGCCACGTTACGAGCGCATGACATCGTTAGTTGATGGCAGTTTGGGCGAACTGCTGGGCCAGCTTTATGTAGAGAAATACTTTACGCCACAAGCTAAAGCTTCAATGCTGGCTTTGGTAAATAACCTTAAATCTACATTGGGCGATCGTATTAAGCGCCTGGAGTGGATGACACCTGAGACCAAACAGCGTGCGTTGCGCAAACTAAACGCTTTTACTGTTAAAATTGGCTATACTGATAAATGGGAAACTTACGCTGGTTTAACTGTTGACCGTAGTGATTACTTTGGCAACCTGCGCCGCGTAAGCACCTGGAGTTATAATGATATGGTTGGTCGTTTAGGCAAACCAGTTGATAAAACTGAGTGGGGTATGACGCCTCCAACGGTGAACGCTTACTACAATCCGGTAAATAACGAGATTGTGTTCCCTGCCGGTATTTTGCAGTTTCCTTTTTATGACTTTAAAGCTGATGATGCTGTAAATTACGGTGGTATTGGCGCAGTTATAGGCCACGAGATGACGCATGGTTTTGATGACCAAGGCCGCCAGTATGATGCTGACGGAACTTTGCGCGACTGGTGGAAGAAAGACGATGCCGATAAGTTTAAATCCCGTGCTGACATGGTGGTAAATCAGTTTAATAATTTTGTGGCTGTGGATACCATGCATGTAAACGGCAAACTGACATTGGGTGAAAACCTTGCTGATTTGGGCGGTATCAATATTGCTTACGAGGCATTTAAGAAAACAAAACAAGGCCAGTCAAACACAAAAATTGATGGCTTTACGCCAGACCAACGCTTCTTCCTGTCATACGCGCAGGTGTGGAGAGGCTTACAACGTCCGGAGGCATTGGCGTTGCAGGTGCAAACGGACCCACACTCACCTGGGCAGTTCCGTACCAATGCGCCTATTACTAACGTAGATGCCTGGTATAAAGCATTTAATGTACAACCCGGCGATAAAATGTATAAAAAACCTGAGGATCGCATCAGGATTTGGTAA